A stretch of DNA from Ovis aries strain OAR_USU_Benz2616 breed Rambouillet chromosome 17, ARS-UI_Ramb_v3.0, whole genome shotgun sequence:
tttttttttttttaataattgaagtatagctgatttaaaatattgtgttagttttcagGAGttcagcaaactgattcagttatatttacatatatatatatataatgtaaaaaaTCATTTTCCCAGAGGTCATCTTTTGAggctccttcctctttcccctgtTCCCAATGGTTTGGGAATTCAGAGTTGATGATAACAGTGAGGAGAAGAGACCAGAGAGGGCCCTGACTTGTTTCGGGACACACAGCAAGGCAAGGGTTCAGCCACTTGGAATTTAGTTCTGCCCCTGAGCAAACCCAGGTCCCCAGAGGCCTGCTTCTGGGTGCCCAGTCCCTCAGCACACACATGAACACCTGCCAGGTTTCATCGAGCATTTAACCACCCCCAGCAAGGAAGGAAAACATGCCCAGGAGCACACAGGCCAGGGAGGAGACAGGAGTCCAACTCTTGTGCCCAGGACCATGAGAACGAAACTCCTGGGCAGCTCCCACTGGCTCCCTCTGTAACGCAGAAGGCAAACATCTCCAAGGTGGGACAGGAACAGACCCCCTTTCTCTGCTGTGATGAttgattttgttattattatctttCAAATGGCGATTACTTATCTGTagtttttggctgcgctgggtcttcattgctgtcaGCGGGCATTTTATAGGTGCagcgagtggaggctactctccagCCGGGGTACACGGGCTTCTTATTAccgtgacttctcttgctgcagagttcGGGCTCCAGGGTATGCAGGCTCAGCAGTCATGGCACAcagggcttagttgttctgtggcatgtgggttgAACTTCTGTCCTCTGTGGCATGTGACCAGAGGTTGAACTTCTGTCCTCtgtatcggcaggcagattcttaaccactgggccaccaggaaagtcctgtgaTGACTAGTTTCGTATGTCAACTTGACTATGACCAAGGTactcagatatttggtcaaacatgcttctagaatttttttttttttttttgcaatatacTTTTAAGATGAGATCACCATTTGTAAACTTTGGGGAAAGCAGATTATTCACTCTAATGTggatgggcctcatccaatcaggtgaagggatgaaaagaaaaaggtctGATCTCTCCCTGAGGAGGAGGCAATTCCACAAGCAGATACTTCTTTCTGTTTCCAGCTATCCTGGCCACCCTACCCTGCAGAATTTGGACTCACTGGCCCCTTCAATGGCACagccaattccttaaaacaaATTTTTCCCTAAATCTAGATTTATAAAACCAATTGGTTCTATTAACCTCAAAAGTAAAGCAACGATTGTTTTACCAACAAAATGGGTTTGTTTGGGAACAGTAAAGAATTTCAATTTAGGACAAGCAGGCAATAGCAAAAAGCCATAGGCAAGTCCAGCCAAGGAAGAAGAGGAATATTGCATTATAGAGAAAAAAGAGGAAGTTAGGAGGGGTTGTTTGAACACATGTCTGTTGGAGGAAAGCAAGAATTCAGGGTGATGATGGGTTCTCGCTGGCTCAGTTGCCAGGGGAGTTGGCTTCCTCCAGGAGCCATGCAGTGTACATCTTTCCGGTCCTGGCCCATCACTGACGATTTTTCCCTGTTGATCATCTTCCTGTCGGGGGTGTGTTAACTGAGTTGTCTTTCCTGGGACTCGTCTCCAGAGGCATTTGAGGTGTGAGAGCGCCCTCTTCTGGTCTTCTGACTCCATGAGGTTTCTGTTTGCGAGTTCATTTTCACAGCTTGGTTTCCCCGGAGAAACCTGATGATCGCTCCTGTCCATAAAGGGCCCGTCCCTGCCCTTTTCTGACTTCTAAAACACCTAGAGGTAGGCTGGGCTTAGGTCATAAGGCTtcttttctaaatgaaaatatagaGGCTCAGAGAGCTGAAAAATATTTGTCTGAGGTTATACAGCTTGTAAGTTATCTGGCTAGCTTCTAACTACCTGCTTTCTAAACtctgtgctttttaattttaaaaaatattttattttgaaatcatctGAAACACAAAGAACTCTCTCATATTCTTAATCCTGAATATTTCACCATATTTGCTCCTCATTCTCTGTGTACATTGTATTATCAGTATTATTATCACTGAGTCATGTGAGCTGTATGTTGCAGGTATTATGTCTCTTTactcttttaaaacatatatatatatatatataaatttagttTATCAGAGTGGTTTTAGGTTCCTAGAAAAACTGGGCAGAAGCCAAGAGATTTCCTATATACCTCACTGCTACCACCCCACCACAACCAccagcctcctcccacccccaacaacATTCTGCAGTGGTATTtgagctgagccccaaagaattgatgctttggtggtgctagagaagactcttgagagtcccttggattcccaaggagatcaaatcagtccatcctaaacgaaaacagtcctgaatattcattggaaggactgatgctaaagctgaagctccaatactctggccacctgatgcgaagaactgactcattggaaaagaccctgatgttgggaaagactgtgaaggcaggaggagacggggatgacagagttggatggcatcaccaactcgatggacatgagtttgagcaagctccaggagttgatgaaggacagggaagcctggcttgctgcagaccatggggtcgcaaagagtcggacacaactgagcgactgaactgaactgatttgagaGGTGAGAGCTCCCCTTTCTGGTCTCCTGGCTTCACTTAAGATGGGGGTTCCCATTTCCGAGTTCATTTTCAGTTTCACATCAGTATCCCCTAGCAGGGTGGGACACTTGTTACAACCGAGTAACCCACACGGACACATCATAACCACCCAGACTCCTTTACTCTTCTTTTTAAGAgtaattttatctgtttatttatgtttgggcgtgctgggtctttgttgctgtgcaggcttcccTCTGGTTGCGGCGAgccggggctgctctctagctgtggtgctgtggtgtgcgggcttctggttgggatggcttctcttgctgcagagcacaggctctagggtgcgcgcggacttcagcagctgtggcccgTGGGCGCTAGACAGCAGTCTCAATAGTTTGGTGCACCGGGGCCTGGCTGacccaaggcatgtgagatcttctgggaccagggatcgaacccgtgtgcCCTGCCTTGGAAGATGggttctgaaccactggaccaccagggaggtccctcgcTAGCGTATCCTTTATGGCCTTGGTAGAGCTGTATTCTCTGCTTTTCCACGGGAGAGAATTTggtggggtttttcttttttctttctggatttatacAGCACATCAGCCCCCAGCACATCCACTTCCCTGACCTTTTAATCCCATCTCCCACtatctctcggagaaggcaatggcaacccactccagtactcttggcctggaaaatcccatggatggaggagcctggtaggttgcagtccgtggaattgctaagagtcagacacgactgagcaacttcactttcacttttcactttcatgctttggagaagaaaatggcaacccactccagtgttcttgcctggagaatcccagggatgggggagcctggtgggctgccgtctacggggtcacacagagtcggactcgactgaagcgacttagcagcagcagcagcagcagcccaccaTCTCTCCTGGGAGCGAGTCTGCACCTTCTTCTGGGGTCCTTGCCAGGGTATGAACTCCTGAAGTCCAGGAGGGGACTTCCAAATCAATAAGCTCTAGGTCATCTGACCTGACTCCGCAGCCCCTTGATGAGGTGTCCTTGGGGTCCGTCCCCCACACACCCACCTGACTTGTGCTGGTACACGCTGCCGGGTCTTCCGGCCATTACGGATATAAGTCTATCCTCCCTCAGCAGGCCCAGCGTGCCCCCAGCTGGGCTGTGTTGGGACTTAACCATACTTACAGTCCTAGTGGGCAGGGGGGGGGAGGTGGATACTGGTCCTCGGAGTTGGGGGGAGTCTCATGGACGAGAAACCTCTGCAAGAGTCTCCTTGCAAGAGGGCAGTTGCTAGCTTTTAATAGCAGGGTGGATGGGGTAATTCTGAACCAGAAACCTTGCTTTACTGTTTCTTGTGGTCATATAAGTAGTATAAATTACAGCCCCAAATTAGTAATAATCTGAAAACTCAGGGAAGTATAAAGATGAGCATCTCTCGGTTGGGTTCAGCTACATCTCAAGTACTCAATAGCCATCCATGACTAGTGACTACTGAATTACACAGGGCAGTTCTACAATTTTTCCTGGGTAAATAATCAGAGATGTGGACAAAGGATGAACCAAAGATGCTTGTCTCAGGATTATCTGTAGTTGAGAATTGAAAGGACCCTCATCTCTCCAATAGTAGAGTATTCCACAAAATATCAGCTCCACCaggcagggatttttgtctgCTTTACTCATTGctatgctccaatactttggccacctgatgagaagagctgagtcattagaaaagaccctgatgctgggaaatattaaaggcaaaggagaagagggtggcagagggtgagatggttgggtagcatcaccaacttaatggacaagaatctgagcaaactctgagagatagtgaaggatatggaagcctggcgtgctgcagtccatggggtcacaaagagtcggacacaacttagcaactgaaccacaacagtGATCCAGTGGCCAGAACAATGcttggcacagagcaggtgcccAATTAATATCTTTAGTTGCATCAGTGAATATGCACACACATGATATGCAGATATACTTCTTGGCTCTGTCCCTTGAGTTAATTAACACCCAGCAAGTGGcatttgctactatttttgttattattgacAATAAACTGGACCATCACCTTTCCCCCCAGGTTCACAGAAGAAAGTCAAGGCTGGGATTCCACTCTTTTGCCTGAGTCTCTCCTGGTATCTCGGAGAGGTTATTGTCAGGCTCCACTGGGGAGCATGCTGTCTATGAAAGAAAAGAGAGCACAGAACAGTGGGAAGGCTGGgggtcaggagacctggattctggtCCCAGGTCTGACATCAATTCACGGCTGTCTTTGGATCCAGGCCCCCAGCCCTAGAAATGAAGAGGGCTGGCCCAGACGGCTCTGGAGACCTTGCCTCCAAGGTACTCTGGCGTTCAGAGGATGATACATGTCCAGTTCTCTTCCACCTGGGGACGGGCTTCTCCACGGAGCTGGATTCTTGGACAGGATCTATGGTGCTGTCTAAAATCATAGCCCTGGAACATCAAGTTGCTGTGTTCTTGGGGCTGAAAGGGAGAAGCACATGGTCACACTGGAGAGCTGGGTCTCCCCGCTTGGCCCGGGTCTCAGTGAGCATTCACGGTGGACACTGTGACCTGCTGCCTGGATGCCCTTCAAGGAAGGCCACGCCCCTTCCTGGGTTGACCACATTCAGCGGCTGGCCCGTGTTGGGGCTATAAAGGCCTGGCCACCTCAGTCTTCTGTAGGACAACTCTGGAGGCTGTTGGGGCCCCCAGGGCTCCCCAGGGAGATGGTCCGAGATGGCCAGCATCCCAGATGCCCCTCTCCTTGTGTTGGAACCCACCTCACTGCCCTGCTTTACTCGGATGTTGGTTCCAATGGTCCTCCCCGGAAACATCCTGTACGTGAACTTCATCCCAGAGCCTATTTCCTGGGAAACCCATCTCTGGCATCATCAGCCCTCTCCACTCCAGCCTGAGAAAGATCCCTACTCTTGGAGTGGAAAGATGGGGCCCTCAGCCCCTACTTAGCTGTGTGACACGCCCACATCCTCACCTACTCTGAGTCACTCATTTGTTGTGTGatatggagtggggaggggataCAAGGCAGGCTGTTTAGCTCAGCAGAGTAAGCCCTGGTATTGGAGTCTGCTGAGTGGGATTCCTGGCTCTGCGGCTCCCTAGCTGAGTGGGCTTGAGCAggtgacttcacctctctgagcctcctgttctcatctgtaagatgggagtAGAAATCAGGGCTCATGGGGTGTCGTGAGGATTTAATGAAACAATGAAATTTAAGGGGCTAAGAACAGAGCCTGACCCTAAAGCAGGTATTCATAAGTGGTGgttataattctttttcttcttagtgGAATGAGCCAATTGGCGCTGTTAGAAAAGTTACTTATGGCCAAGGAGGCATTAATTAAGGAATATGCTCTGGATAGGGATGTGAGAAGTCTAGGAACCCTCTGACTGGGGTCAAGATGACTGTAAAACAGGGAGCACAGCCTGGCATGATGTGAATGGGAGTGGCCTCTGTGAAAaggaaagctgctcagtcgtgtccaactctttgccctaGTGACCTCTAGCAAGAggcaatttctttggaaggaatggtctCTAGCTACATACCCCATGCTGTGTGGAAGGGGTAGGGGCAGGGAAGCGGTAAAGAAGCAGAAGGTCTCACCGACACATCCCAGGAGCCCACGGGAGACCCGTCCCGTTTCTTAAAGCACGCGTAATCTAGCCAGACCAAAGCTGCTTGTGCCAGCCGCTGCCAGCCACGTGCGTCTTTACCAGCAACATTTCCTGTAGGGTCCGCTGGGTCCAGAATCACAGGCCTGAAGGGTaatatttagagagagagagatgagaagcTGGGTTCTGTCTGGTGGGTGGTCTAGATGCCCCAGGAAGGGCAAAGCAACCAGCCTGGCACAGGCTCAGACTCAGGCAGCATCAGGGTTCCAGCAGAGCACCGCTCCCTGGGGTGTGTCCTGGGTGCCCTGCTCCATGGAGGACAGTGAACGGAAGGGGGAGCCTTGCATTTGGGCTTTGATAGACCTGGGCTTGAATCTCACCTCTGCTCTTCTGTAGGAGTGTGACCTTGGGTAGATGTGTTGGTCTCTCTAATTCTCAGTatgctcatctgtgaaatgggcaggTTTGAACATCCCTACTTCAAAGGATGTTCTATGAGGATCTAGATAAGCAACATGGAATACTCAGCACAGTAACTGGGCCATCGTAAGGGGTTAGTGCCTGACAGTTACAACAGTCATAATTTTTACTATACTATTAGAGTGTGTTAGTCTTATAGCAAGCTCTTACTTCCTGGGAGCAATTATTCTTGTTGCTACAGCTGTTGTTATTTTAGTTGAAATTTCAGCTGTTTCGCTCATTTTCTGTTAGGGTTTGGACAAACTCTTTACTGCTCAGAATCTTGGTTTGCTCATCTGTGAAGCAGTTAACATGGTGCCTGCCTCACGTGGCTGTTTGCACTGTTTTTAAAGTTAGATGGTACTAGTGAAGTGCCCAGTAGCATGGTAAGTATCAGAAGATGATCAATTAACGTGGAACCCTCCCAGTTCCTTCATTTCCAGGTGCTACAGCTGTAAGCAGGGGTTCATTTATGTGGGGAGCTAAGCCATGAGCGGACAGAGTACCTGGGTTTTGCAAGTTGCTTCATCAGGTATTCTTCAATAATAGGGTTTTCAGAGTTATAATTCTTTTCCCAGTAGATGCAAAGCTTCTCATACTGCAGGACTAATTCCAAGACAGTCTGAAATCCCTGAGCTGTGACGAATGCTGTTTCCTTGCACCCTTGCTCCCAGGCATAGACCGTCAGAAGCTCCAGGGCATATTGTGGGGGCAACGGCTTTCCAAGCTGCTCCTTACACTGAGTAGAGGGAAAACAATCAGGAAAATGGGCTTGTCTAGCGTTTGTGTAAAGCACATTTCTCATGGATCAAGTTCAGCCTGCCACTTGGTTTAGGGTATAAGGTTTTCTGAGAGCAAATCCACACCTATCCATTTAGGTATAGTCTAAGGTGGCATTCACAGAGCTATTAACTCACCTGTTCAAAGCCAGATGGCTAGGAAGTGAacagaagagtgtgtgtgtgtgtgtgtgtgtgtgtgtgagtgtgagagtgtgtgtctgtgtgagtgtgtgtgtgtgtgtggtgttggtGGGGGATATAGCGCTCATTAATCCACCTAACAATCATTTTTTGAACTTCTCTCATGTGCCAGGCACCGTCCTAGGTTCCTGGGATACAGCAGGGAATCAAACATATCGATCCTTCTGTTCTTGTACATTTATAGAGgggaaagtgagagtgaagtcctgtccgactctttgcaaccccatggactgtagcccaccaggctcctctgttcgtggaattttccaggcaagaatactggagtgggttgccatttccttttccaggggatcttcctgacccagggatcgaacctgggtctcccacattggaggcagatgctttaccatctgagccaccagggaacagtgGGGAGGCAGACAATAaatatgactaccggaaaaaccatagctttgattagttctgaacagatgtgagacttgtaccataaagagagctgagcaccaaagaactgacacttttgaactgtggtgctggacaagactctttgagggtcccttggactgtaaggagatcaaaccagtcaatcatcaaggaaatcaaccctgaatatccactggaagttctgatgctgaagctccaatactttggccacctgatgggaagagccagctcattggaaaaaaccctgatttggggaaagattgagggcaagaggagaagggggtggcagaggatgagatggttagaaagcatcaccgactcaatggacaggaatctgagcaaactctgggagagagtggaggacaggggagcctggtgtgctgcagtccctggggtcacaagaagtcggacatgacttagtagctgaacaccaccaccacaagaaacaaacaaataggcAGATGCAGAGGCCCGGAGGTTGGGGTGTGGAGTTTCTCTCCAGGACTAGTGAAGAGAAGAGCGTGGCCGGAGGGTGGTGGTGAGCGGACAGAGAggggggctcagagaggtcaagggcAGATCCCTTGAGCCTCCCAAGATGATCTGGACTGAGGGGTAACAGAGGTGGTGGCTGTGGATGAATCACAGATATCTTTTAATACAGGATCAACCACATTTGCTGACTGGTTGGATGTGGGTATCTGTGAAGAAGCCAGGATGACCCTTGGTTTGGCCGCAGTAACTAGAAGGATGGATTTGTgattccccttccctcccctctgctctcccctcccctctgtcaCCTCTCCCTCTTCCCACTGCCTCATGCTGGCTCCTCCACTCACCtctccctgctccttccctccctcctctcacccctccctcctctcccggcctcactctctcccttcccctcctcctcctcctcctcctcggctCTCTGCCCAGATGGGACCGGCCATACCAGTTGGTACCAGTGCTTCACCAGGCGGATGAGGCTCTTCAGCTTGGTAGGACGACTCTTCAGGAAGGCTCGCTGCAGCTCCGTGAAGCAGGGGGAGAACTCGCCCTCTTTCCTCAGGTTCTCACACTCTTGGATGAGCTGGACATAGACTCTAGAGTCAGGTCTGTAACCTTTGGTCAACTGACCTGTTGGGAATGAATCCATGTTTCGACGTCAGCTCTTCTGAGGTTCTTTCATTCCCTCTGAGACAACAAGCTCACTGGCCgtggggggcagtggggaggtCAGCAGTCCAGAGCCAGGAGGCCTGAGGTCCATCCCTGgtcctcccttctcccacctctaCCGCCGTCACCCATCGTCTCTCACCTGGACTCAGCAGAGGTGGCGGCACCCTCCTCCCTGGATCCTCCACAGCCCATATAGAGGCCTTTAAACCTGATCCTTCCACTTCTTGCTTCTCAGGACCACTGGATAAAATCCCAAGTCCTCACAGTGGCCCACACGGATGGTGAGACCTGTCTCCTCCTTCGTCTTCCCTCCTGCCTCAATCCCTTTGCCACTGACTCCCCTGGTTACTTCACTTCTTCAAATATGCCAAGTCCATTCCtgtctttgcacctgctgtttcctcttcctagGAGGTCTTCCCATGCTTGGCTCTTTCTCATTTTTGGGCCTCAGGTCAGAGGTCACCTCTCTTGTTGCCCTATCTACCAAAGTCCTCTCATCCCCTTTGCTCTCTTTCGAGTCATGTTTAGTTTTGGTCGCAGTgagttatcatttccttcctggTGTTCATAGGGTCAGGCTCCAGGAGAGAGGTTCTCTGTCTGCCTCACTTAGGGCCCTGGAACACGCCTTGCACCTCCAGGTCTGCGTTCCTGCTCActtgctcaatcctgtctgactctttgtgaccccgtggactctagtctgccaggctcctctgtccatgggatttcccaggcaagactattggagtgggttgccatgtccttctccaggggatcttcctgacccagagatggaacctgcatctcctgctcggcaggtggattcttaaccactgaggcaccagggaagccctgcatctAAGGTTCACAGTGGACACTGAGCCTCAAAGAATGAATTGCTTCCTGTCCCAGTGCTCCTGCACGTCATCTCAAGATTCCAGCCCTCAGTGAAAGTTTGAATGGTTGTCTCACATTttgcataaaaaatgaaattaacatattGAATTTACCCTAGACCTAGTTtttagaatggagaaggcaatggcaccccactccagtactcttgcctggaaactccatggacagaggagcttggtgggctacagtccatggggtcgcaaagtgtcagacacgactgagcgacttcactttcacttttcacttttaggcactggagaaggaaatggcaacccattccagtgttcttgcctggagaatcccagggacgggggagcctggtgggctgccgtctatggggtcgcacagagtcggacacaactgtagcgacgcagcagcagcagcagcagcagcagcagcagcagtttttagAAAGAAGATCACACAGTTTGCCAAAAGTCAAACTAGTAAGCCTGGTAGGTGTTCTATAAAAATATCTTGACCCCCAACTGTACCAGTTTGCTGTTTAACATCACTTCAGTGGCTGAGTGTGACTCTAGGCATTCTTGTCCCAGGAGAGATGCTGGGGTCTCCTCCCACTTGAAGGGATACCTTGGTtaataagacattttatttttgtggctggGAGCACTCACCCAGGGCATCAAAGGCAGGCAGGACATCGAACTCCACCGCCTGGTTGAGCCTGGGGGACCTCAGCACAAAGCTGAGAGCGCGGGGATTCTCCCATTGCCGTTCCTGGACCTCAAACTCCACTTCAAATGTTTCCTCTCTTTGACAGGCTTCCAGCTGTCTCTTGATTTCTTTGATGAATTCTCCTCGGCGCTCAAACTGTTCCTGAAAACTTGTGAGATTGGTGAGGAAGACGACGAGGTCAGCATCTGATCGTCCCCTGAGGGTTGTGCCTTTGCCTGAGGAGCCGCCCTAAAAAGGTGATAAGAATGAGTATTGACACATTTCATTGAGAAGAGCCTCCCTGAATGAAATGCTGAGAGCAATCACTAACATTTTGAGTGCTAGCCACTGCTCTGAAGGCATCAGCGGCTGTAACTCCTAGAATGCTCACAAGAACTCTGGGATCTAGCCACTGTTATTATCTGTTGTCATCTTCTGGATGGGGAAACAGATGCTGAGAgaacatgtatcagttcagtcataCAGCTAGTGGGTGGCAGAGATACAGTTAACATCCTACTTGTCTTTTTCCAGGGTCCATATTCTCTACTCCCTGTAATTTATGACCTTATGTGATTAATACTGTAAACTGGCCCATGGCTGACTTTACTTGAACTGCAAGTCCTATAAGGTACTGaaatttatagataaggaaactgaggcacagagagattaagtgacttgcccaagacaGCCAGCAGGTGCTATCTGCTTTTAAAACATATACTCTTAAGCAGCTTGTGACTTAGCAGAAACAGTAAGATCCCAGCCTGGTCAAGATTAGTGAACTGTAGATGCTGCCAGGATTCAGATTGCTTATCTCTATAGCAGTCGTGACCTAGGTGGTTTAtacacttctccagggaatttgtTAGAAACTTACAGATGGATGCCCTCACCCCAGAAGCTATTTTCACAAATGTGATTATAGTTCTGCCATGGATAAATCAGAAAG
This window harbors:
- the LOC105602911 gene encoding 2'-5'-oligoadenylate synthase 1; the encoded protein is MELSDTPANFLDKFIEDHLLSNTEFRTQVKQAINTICTFLKERCFQRAPHPVRVSKVVKGGSSGKGTTLRGRSDADLVVFLTNLTSFQEQFERRGEFIKEIKRQLEACQREETFEVEFEVQERQWENPRALSFVLRSPRLNQAVEFDVLPAFDALGQLTKGYRPDSRVYVQLIQECENLRKEGEFSPCFTELQRAFLKSRPTKLKSLIRLVKHWYQLCKEQLGKPLPPQYALELLTVYAWEQGCKETAFVTAQGFQTVLELVLQYEKLCIYWEKNYNSENPIIEEYLMKQLAKPRPVILDPADPTGNVAGKDARGWQRLAQAALVWLDYACFKKRDGSPVGSWDVSPQEHSNLMFQGYDFRQHHRSCPRIQLRGEARPQVEENWTCIIL